From Pirellulales bacterium, a single genomic window includes:
- the nuoK gene encoding NADH-quinone oxidoreductase subunit NuoK, giving the protein MELLTHPVGVSHFLVVGAVLFIAGVVCMAVKRNALGILMGIELVLNGANINFVAFSSELLNHDSSYRLGLDGQLISLFVIVLAAAEAAVALAITLNFYNNHSTVDVDRADELKG; this is encoded by the coding sequence ATGGAATTGCTAACACATCCGGTCGGCGTTTCGCACTTCCTGGTGGTGGGCGCGGTGCTGTTTATTGCCGGCGTCGTGTGCATGGCGGTGAAGCGCAATGCGTTGGGCATCTTGATGGGAATCGAACTCGTTCTGAACGGGGCCAACATCAACTTCGTCGCCTTTAGCAGCGAATTGTTGAATCACGATTCCTCGTATCGGCTGGGACTCGACGGGCAACTTATTTCCCTGTTCGTAATCGTCCTGGCCGCGGCCGAGGCCGCCGTGGCCTTGGCCATCACCTTGAACTTTTACAACAACCATTCCACGGTCGACGTTGATCGTGCGGATGAGCTGAAGGGCTGA
- a CDS encoding NADH-quinone oxidoreductase subunit J, protein MDAINWHSLFFLLFAVVACGSAVAVVVATNIVRMALCLIVSLGATSGLFFLAGADFVGSMQLMIYVGGTLVLLIFGVMLTAQGPFISMRTGGGDWIVAVMLSGCLAALLVPAAFSVVAWRNQPTVAVDAHADQHAADERGATAKIHQVSEVGTHESANDAAAVSFEGDQIGEGRPRTSTHIGLGLLGARVDRLQPGSADLKPGMAGYLLPFELVSVHLLVVLVGAAYLARTKRRAKPQREA, encoded by the coding sequence TTGGACGCGATTAACTGGCACTCACTGTTTTTCCTGCTCTTTGCCGTGGTGGCGTGCGGCTCGGCCGTGGCTGTGGTCGTGGCCACGAACATCGTCCGCATGGCGCTGTGCCTGATCGTGTCGCTCGGCGCTACGTCAGGCTTGTTCTTTCTAGCAGGTGCCGATTTTGTCGGCTCGATGCAGCTAATGATCTATGTCGGCGGCACGCTAGTGCTGTTGATCTTTGGCGTCATGCTCACCGCGCAAGGGCCGTTTATTTCGATGCGCACCGGCGGTGGGGACTGGATCGTGGCCGTGATGCTATCTGGCTGCTTGGCCGCGCTGCTGGTGCCAGCGGCATTTAGTGTCGTGGCGTGGCGCAATCAGCCGACTGTGGCGGTCGACGCCCATGCCGATCAGCATGCCGCCGATGAACGCGGTGCGACAGCCAAAATCCACCAAGTCTCGGAAGTGGGCACCCACGAGTCAGCGAACGATGCAGCCGCCGTTTCCTTCGAGGGGGACCAGATCGGCGAAGGGCGACCGAGAACGTCGACCCATATCGGTCTTGGTTTGCTTGGGGCGCGGGTCGATCGATTGCAACCCGGCAGCGCGGATCTGAAACCGGGCATGGCCGGCTACCTGTTGCCGTTTGAGCTTGTTTCCGTACATCTGCTAGTGGTGCTAGTGGGTGCGGCATATTTGGCGCGCACGAAACGCAGGGCCAAACCGCAGCGCGAGGCGTAG
- the nuoH gene encoding NADH-quinone oxidoreductase subunit NuoH, translated as MAEALANYLPQPIAYLMVGLLQCGLLLLVPFIGAMFFVWVERKVSARIQDRLGPTRCGGKYGWLQLLADGLKLITKEDLRPKDADAVLFRLAPYVSFCASFAALLALPFANGWVAQDLDVGVFFILAVLGLEVFGVILAGYASASKWSLFGAMREAAQVVSYEVPLGMCVVVPVLITGQMDLVKIGNMQQGLFTNWLVFHDPFTFITFWVYFTCATASVNRAPFDLAEAESELVAGFHTEYSGFRWLAFYMAEYGSMFAVSGLAAILFFGGWNGPLPIVHMLGLTPENGPVLAWIGNLLGLFNFVFKCVAGVTFMIWVRWTLPRLRIDQVMQVCLKYCTPIAAVMFLGATLWTFLLPGGVGLRSMPYAYRYVHATAAEPAEAKAPQGGVADASRADRRLVALTQSAAEGK; from the coding sequence GTGGCCGAAGCACTGGCGAATTACCTGCCGCAGCCGATCGCCTATTTGATGGTCGGGTTGTTGCAGTGCGGATTGCTGCTTTTGGTGCCCTTTATTGGCGCCATGTTTTTTGTGTGGGTCGAACGCAAGGTCTCGGCCCGCATTCAGGATCGGCTCGGCCCCACGCGTTGCGGTGGCAAGTACGGTTGGTTACAGTTGCTGGCCGACGGTTTGAAGCTCATTACGAAAGAAGATTTGCGGCCCAAGGATGCCGACGCGGTTTTGTTTCGGCTGGCCCCGTACGTTAGCTTTTGCGCCTCGTTCGCCGCCCTGTTGGCGCTGCCGTTTGCCAACGGTTGGGTGGCGCAGGATCTCGATGTCGGCGTGTTCTTCATCCTCGCCGTGTTGGGTCTGGAGGTGTTCGGCGTGATTCTGGCCGGCTATGCCTCGGCATCGAAGTGGTCGCTGTTCGGCGCCATGCGCGAGGCGGCTCAAGTCGTTAGCTACGAAGTACCGCTGGGCATGTGCGTAGTGGTTCCCGTCTTGATCACAGGTCAGATGGACCTCGTCAAGATTGGCAACATGCAGCAGGGCCTGTTTACCAACTGGCTTGTTTTCCACGATCCGTTTACGTTCATCACGTTTTGGGTTTACTTCACCTGCGCGACGGCCAGCGTGAATCGTGCCCCGTTCGATCTGGCCGAGGCCGAAAGCGAACTGGTCGCCGGATTCCATACCGAGTATTCGGGCTTCCGCTGGCTGGCGTTCTACATGGCCGAATATGGCTCGATGTTCGCGGTAAGCGGACTGGCGGCGATTCTGTTCTTTGGAGGCTGGAACGGCCCGCTACCGATCGTTCATATGTTAGGCCTGACGCCGGAAAACGGTCCTGTTTTGGCCTGGATCGGCAACCTGCTGGGATTGTTTAACTTTGTATTCAAGTGCGTCGCTGGCGTCACGTTCATGATTTGGGTGCGGTGGACGTTGCCTCGACTGCGAATCGACCAGGTAATGCAAGTCTGTTTGAAATACTGCACGCCCATCGCGGCGGTAATGTTTCTCGGTGCGACGCTGTGGACGTTCCTGCTGCCCGGCGGCGTTGGATTGCGATCCATGCCCTACGCGTACCGCTACGTGCATGCGACCGCTGCCGAGCCCGCGGAGGCCAAGGCGCCGCAGGGAGGAGTGGCAGACGCCTCGCGTGCGGATCGTCGTCTTGTCGCGCTTACGCAATCTGCGGCTGAAGGGAAGTAA
- a CDS encoding NADH-quinone oxidoreductase subunit D (Catalyzes the transfer of electrons from NADH to quinone), protein MATHLDDPRVIEFDVRTDEMLVNMGPQHPSTHGVLRLVLRTDGEVVSECTPHIGYLHRCAEKIGENLTPRQFIPYTDRMDYLAGMNMNLGWAMTVEKLLKHQLSDKARHLRVIIVEMNRIASHLVGMGAYGLDLGTFSPFLYAFREREKILDLFELACGARLTYSYLTVGGATHDLPSGWLKQCAEFLDQLEPVIAECHTLLTTNAIFIKRTAGLGILTPEMAIDYGCTGPVLRGSGVDHDLRRDGEDRYTAMYDGYAFEVIVERDGHYPRDHDYPAVPREAVLGDCWHRFYVRMLEVMQAIDMVRQAIDRYSTAKGDYGIPVKLAEKLPKGEAYLETEAPRGQMGFYIVSDGTSIPWRVRARSSSFCNLSVTHELCRGCLIADVPAIVGSLDVVMGEIDR, encoded by the coding sequence ATGGCCACGCATCTCGACGATCCTCGCGTCATTGAATTCGACGTACGCACCGACGAAATGTTGGTGAATATGGGCCCACAACATCCCAGCACGCACGGCGTGTTGCGATTGGTGCTGCGTACGGATGGGGAAGTGGTATCGGAATGCACGCCCCATATCGGCTATCTGCACCGTTGCGCGGAGAAGATCGGCGAGAATCTGACGCCGCGTCAATTTATTCCGTACACGGACCGGATGGATTATCTGGCCGGCATGAACATGAATCTCGGCTGGGCAATGACCGTCGAGAAGCTGCTCAAGCACCAATTGTCGGACAAGGCCCGCCATCTGCGCGTGATCATTGTCGAGATGAACCGCATTGCCAGCCATCTGGTAGGCATGGGGGCTTACGGGCTCGATTTAGGCACGTTCAGCCCGTTCCTGTATGCCTTCCGCGAACGGGAAAAGATTCTCGATTTGTTCGAGTTGGCTTGTGGCGCACGACTGACCTACAGCTACTTGACGGTCGGCGGGGCTACACATGACCTTCCCTCGGGCTGGCTGAAGCAATGTGCCGAGTTCCTCGATCAGCTCGAGCCGGTCATCGCCGAGTGCCATACGCTGCTCACGACGAACGCGATCTTCATCAAACGCACGGCCGGATTGGGCATTCTGACGCCGGAGATGGCAATCGACTACGGTTGCACCGGCCCGGTGCTGCGGGGCAGCGGGGTGGATCACGACTTGCGCCGCGACGGCGAGGATCGTTATACCGCCATGTACGACGGCTATGCCTTCGAGGTCATTGTCGAACGCGACGGCCATTATCCGCGCGACCACGACTACCCGGCCGTCCCTCGCGAAGCCGTCCTGGGAGACTGTTGGCATCGTTTCTACGTGCGAATGCTGGAAGTCATGCAGGCCATCGACATGGTGCGGCAGGCCATCGACCGCTACAGCACGGCCAAGGGGGATTACGGCATTCCCGTCAAGCTGGCCGAGAAGCTGCCCAAAGGCGAGGCCTATCTCGAAACCGAGGCGCCGCGCGGACAAATGGGCTTCTATATCGTCAGTGATGGAACGTCGATACCTTGGCGCGTCCGTGCCCGCAGCAGCAGTTTCTGCAACTTGTCAGTTACCCACGAGTTGTGCCGTGGCTGCCTGATTGCCGACGTGCCGGCGATTGTAGGCTCTCTGGACGTGGTGATGGGCGAGATCGATCGTTAG
- a CDS encoding NADH-quinone oxidoreductase subunit C, with protein sequence MSGQAFLDRLKKRFGDLITGANLEAIDPWIEVAPQAIAEVGRYLRDEPDLRFNLLNCITAVDYFEPDPKKAAKASFTPHLELVYHLWSIPNKSSLVLKAMLPRWQNDEPGQLPEIPSVTSVWSTADWHEREVYDLSGVRFIGHPILRRILCPEDWVGHPLRKDYEMPLEYQGIRGR encoded by the coding sequence ATGAGCGGTCAAGCATTTTTGGACCGACTGAAGAAGCGATTCGGCGACCTTATCACGGGCGCCAACCTGGAAGCAATCGATCCTTGGATCGAAGTTGCGCCGCAGGCGATTGCCGAAGTGGGGCGTTATCTGCGCGATGAGCCGGATTTGCGTTTCAATCTGCTCAACTGCATCACGGCCGTGGATTACTTCGAGCCAGATCCCAAGAAAGCCGCCAAGGCGAGCTTCACGCCGCATCTGGAACTCGTCTACCATCTGTGGAGCATACCCAACAAGTCCAGCCTTGTGTTAAAGGCAATGTTGCCACGCTGGCAGAACGATGAACCGGGCCAACTGCCGGAAATCCCCTCGGTCACGTCCGTGTGGAGCACGGCGGACTGGCACGAGCGCGAGGTCTACGATCTGAGCGGTGTCCGCTTCATTGGCCATCCCATCTTGCGGCGCATCCTGTGCCCAGAGGATTGGGTGGGCCATCCGCTCCGCAAGGATTACGAAATGCCGCTCGAGTACCAGGGCATTCGCGGGCGCTGA
- a CDS encoding NADH-quinone oxidoreductase subunit A translates to MSPTLIAGYLALFFGFGFFFLFIHLVMGRFIRPNAPSVEKLQVYECGEPAIGSSFVQFDLRFYVVALLFIIFDVEVAFFFPWATVFGKSTHLMDPAVSGPAEVRIMKEKNALSAPIVAVYDELDVPVESRPAPADAAQVAQTARALALMSIADILVFFAVLLVGFAYVWRRGDLDWVRALSLERGRAGAGSRTIVEEEEPALA, encoded by the coding sequence ATGTCGCCGACTCTGATCGCTGGCTACCTGGCCTTGTTCTTTGGCTTTGGCTTCTTTTTCCTGTTCATCCATCTGGTGATGGGTCGGTTCATTCGGCCCAATGCTCCGTCGGTCGAGAAGCTGCAAGTCTATGAGTGCGGAGAACCCGCGATCGGCTCCAGCTTCGTGCAATTCGATTTACGGTTCTACGTCGTCGCGCTGCTGTTCATCATTTTTGATGTGGAGGTCGCGTTCTTCTTTCCGTGGGCCACAGTGTTCGGCAAGTCGACGCACTTGATGGACCCCGCCGTGAGCGGTCCGGCCGAGGTGCGGATCATGAAGGAAAAGAATGCTCTCAGCGCGCCGATCGTGGCGGTTTATGACGAGCTTGACGTACCGGTTGAGTCTCGTCCTGCACCGGCCGATGCGGCACAAGTTGCGCAGACGGCTCGTGCCCTGGCGCTAATGTCAATTGCCGACATTCTAGTCTTCTTTGCCGTGCTGTTGGTCGGCTTCGCCTATGTGTGGCGGCGTGGCGATCTGGATTGGGTAAGGGCACTGAGTCTGGAACGGGGCCGCGCCGGGGCGGGCAGTCGCACTATCGTCGAGGAAGAAGAGCCGGCGCTGGCGTGA
- a CDS encoding pentapeptide repeat-containing protein, which yields MNLSGLSLCCAAMSGLVLTRAALKNSDFSDADLSFTNLAAADLSHARLVRTNLSCAMLISASLAHCDLSEASLRRASLFQADLRGALMEGVLLLGADLTGADLEGAQFHRAIYDARTRWPDKFDPAAVGAILKA from the coding sequence GTGAACTTGTCAGGCCTTTCTTTGTGCTGCGCGGCCATGTCGGGCTTGGTTCTCACACGCGCCGCTCTAAAGAATTCCGACTTTTCCGACGCCGATCTGTCGTTCACCAACCTGGCGGCTGCCGATCTTAGCCATGCCCGTCTGGTGCGGACCAATTTGAGTTGCGCCATGCTTATCTCGGCGTCGCTCGCGCATTGCGATCTCAGCGAGGCCAGCCTGCGGCGTGCGAGCCTATTTCAGGCGGATCTGCGTGGTGCCTTGATGGAAGGGGTCTTGCTTCTGGGGGCAGACCTGACGGGCGCCGACCTCGAAGGAGCCCAATTCCACCGCGCGATCTATGACGCGCGGACGCGCTGGCCGGACAAATTCGATCCGGCCGCCGTGGGCGCCATCTTGAAGGCGTGA
- a CDS encoding DUF2203 domain-containing protein: protein MTDDLSEVRKTFTVESANASLPLVRAIVTDLAALSRDVVDRRERLSLLLAGRERGVQDPYGEELSQIEEELEKDSQRLQEYVEELRQLGVEPKNGPEGLVDFPAILDGRPIYLCWKLGEPEVLHWHDLDAGFRGRQPLTASAATGASSTTDTMDG, encoded by the coding sequence ATGACGGACGACCTATCCGAGGTGCGGAAGACCTTTACGGTCGAGTCGGCAAATGCCTCGTTGCCGTTGGTGCGGGCGATCGTAACGGACCTGGCCGCGCTTTCTCGTGATGTCGTCGACCGCCGCGAGCGGCTGTCCTTGTTGTTGGCCGGCCGTGAGCGGGGCGTGCAAGACCCGTACGGCGAGGAGCTCTCTCAAATTGAGGAAGAGCTGGAGAAGGACAGCCAGCGCCTGCAGGAATACGTCGAAGAGCTTCGTCAATTGGGTGTCGAGCCGAAGAATGGCCCCGAGGGACTCGTTGATTTTCCAGCTATTCTGGACGGCCGGCCAATCTATCTCTGTTGGAAGCTGGGCGAGCCTGAAGTCCTGCATTGGCACGACTTGGATGCCGGCTTTCGGGGGCGCCAGCCCCTGACGGCCAGCGCCGCGACCGGCGCATCGTCGACAACGGATACCATGGACGGCTGA
- a CDS encoding NADH-quinone oxidoreductase subunit I → MLDWLRNIRNAVFTVVNGLWVTMRYWLVTYDPQRKTFTERFEYPELPVPVAPRYRGFHRYDLTTCIACDQCAKACPVDCIYIGKERVTHGKGFKVTGFTIDYSKCMFCALCVDPCPVDCIFMGATHDLSCYSRDGCIVDFSRLPVDVAWGRATLNPTAVANSKVIADPVHGGPNQ, encoded by the coding sequence ATGTTGGACTGGCTGCGGAATATTCGAAACGCGGTTTTTACCGTTGTCAACGGTTTGTGGGTCACGATGCGCTACTGGCTGGTCACCTATGACCCACAGCGCAAGACGTTCACCGAGCGTTTTGAATACCCGGAATTGCCGGTTCCCGTGGCGCCGCGCTATCGGGGCTTTCATCGCTACGACTTGACGACTTGCATTGCCTGCGACCAATGTGCGAAGGCATGCCCTGTCGACTGCATCTATATTGGTAAAGAGCGCGTGACGCATGGCAAGGGTTTTAAAGTCACGGGCTTCACGATTGACTACTCGAAGTGCATGTTCTGTGCGTTATGCGTCGATCCGTGCCCCGTGGACTGCATTTTCATGGGCGCGACGCACGATCTGAGTTGTTACAGTCGGGATGGCTGCATCGTGGACTTCTCGCGTTTGCCGGTGGATGTGGCCTGGGGTCGCGCAACACTGAACCCCACGGCCGTGGCAAACTCGAAAGTGATCGCGGATCCCGTGCATGGCGGTCCCAACCAGTGA
- the csrA gene encoding carbon storage regulator CsrA: MLVLSRKKNESIVINDDITIVVVEIRGDKVRLGVEAPKEVPVHRSEVYQAIHRNDSLEKPTAKPDVAGAEPAAEA; this comes from the coding sequence ATGTTGGTCTTATCGCGGAAAAAGAACGAGAGTATCGTCATCAACGATGACATTACGATCGTTGTCGTCGAGATCCGGGGGGATAAGGTGCGGCTGGGAGTCGAAGCTCCTAAAGAAGTGCCGGTGCATCGTAGCGAGGTCTATCAAGCCATCCATCGCAACGACTCGCTGGAGAAGCCCACCGCCAAACCCGACGTTGCTGGTGCCGAACCCGCGGCCGAAGCATAA
- a CDS encoding ferrochelatase yields MGVDVDFDAAQPFDALLIVSFGGPEQPADVIPFLENVLRGKHVPHERMLEVAEHYRQFGGKSPINDQNRELIRALKRELERQGPHVPIYWGNRNWHPMLPDTLRKMAQDGIRHALAFFTSAYSSYSGCRQYRENIDQAQRETGPEAPRIEKLRVFFNHPLFIETMIDRVAAALALIPAERRSCTFLIFTAHSIPLAMATNCDYEAQLREACGLVSRAFPGHSWWLTYQSRSGPPSQPWLEPDVGDALRELARQGTRDVIVVPIGFISDHLEVIYDLDTEAKKISQELGLNMVRAATAGTDPRLISMIRELILERLEPGRERRALGTLGPSHDICPADCCMPPRRG; encoded by the coding sequence ATGGGGGTCGATGTGGACTTTGACGCTGCCCAACCTTTCGACGCCCTGCTGATTGTTTCCTTTGGCGGGCCAGAGCAACCTGCCGACGTCATTCCTTTCTTGGAAAATGTGCTGCGCGGCAAACACGTCCCGCACGAGCGGATGTTGGAAGTTGCCGAACATTACCGGCAATTTGGCGGCAAGAGCCCGATCAACGATCAGAATCGCGAGCTGATCAGGGCGCTCAAGCGGGAATTGGAGCGGCAGGGTCCGCATGTGCCCATCTATTGGGGCAACCGGAACTGGCACCCAATGCTCCCTGACACGCTACGTAAAATGGCGCAGGACGGCATTCGGCACGCGCTCGCCTTTTTCACGTCGGCCTACAGCTCCTATTCGGGCTGCCGCCAATACCGCGAGAACATCGATCAAGCTCAGCGCGAAACAGGGCCCGAAGCCCCGCGCATCGAGAAACTGCGCGTCTTCTTTAATCATCCCCTCTTTATCGAAACGATGATCGATCGCGTGGCCGCGGCGCTAGCGCTCATCCCGGCCGAGCGACGTTCGTGTACATTCCTGATTTTTACGGCCCACAGCATTCCCCTGGCGATGGCCACCAATTGCGACTACGAGGCGCAGTTGCGCGAGGCCTGCGGGCTGGTTTCCAGGGCGTTCCCAGGCCACTCCTGGTGGCTGACTTATCAAAGCCGCAGCGGTCCGCCGTCTCAACCCTGGCTCGAACCGGATGTGGGTGATGCGCTGCGCGAATTGGCGCGCCAGGGCACACGCGATGTCATTGTTGTTCCGATCGGCTTCATCTCGGACCATCTGGAAGTGATCTATGATCTCGACACGGAAGCCAAGAAGATCAGCCAGGAATTGGGACTGAACATGGTCCGCGCCGCGACCGCCGGAACCGATCCGAGATTAATAAGCATGATTCGCGAATTAATTCTGGAGCGACTCGAGCCGGGGCGCGAACGCCGAGCCTTGGGGACGCTGGGTCCCAGCCATGATATTTGCCCGGCAGATTGTTGCATGCCACCGCGACGCGGCTGA
- a CDS encoding PaaI family thioesterase, which translates to MADEEHFRKLERMYVRAPGNDYYAPRLTISHGATELVIPIDRRFYHSAGAAHGSVYFKALDDAAFFAVNSLVEDVFVLTVTFTTYLTGPISDGAMHARGRVVHAAKSFFVAESVVCDTAGHEIGRGSGTFTRSRVQLAPEIGYH; encoded by the coding sequence ATGGCTGACGAAGAGCATTTCCGAAAACTCGAACGGATGTACGTCCGCGCGCCCGGCAACGATTACTACGCACCGCGACTGACGATCTCGCACGGCGCCACCGAACTTGTGATCCCGATTGATCGGCGGTTTTATCACAGTGCCGGTGCGGCTCACGGTTCGGTCTACTTCAAAGCGCTCGATGACGCCGCGTTCTTCGCCGTGAATTCGCTTGTCGAGGATGTGTTCGTATTGACCGTCACGTTCACAACCTATTTGACTGGCCCCATCTCGGACGGGGCGATGCACGCCCGGGGTCGGGTTGTCCACGCAGCGAAGAGCTTCTTCGTGGCCGAAAGCGTGGTCTGCGACACGGCCGGCCACGAAATTGGTCGCGGTAGCGGTACCTTCACCCGCAGCCGTGTCCAGCTCGCCCCCGAGATCGGCTATCACTAA